A single window of Cryptococcus depauperatus CBS 7841 chromosome 2, complete sequence DNA harbors:
- a CDS encoding 40S ribosomal protein S1, with amino-acid sequence MAVGKNKRLSKGKKGIKKKVVDPFTRKEWYDIKAPSFFDNRNAGKTLVNRTQGLKNANDSLKGRIIELSLADLNNDQEQSFRKIKLRIEDVSGKNCLTSFYGMDFTTDKLRSIVRKWQSLVEAHVDVKTTDGYVLRLFAIGFTKRQPNQVKKTTYAQSSQLKEIRAKMVEIMKREAEGGDLKELVQKFVPESIGREIEKATKGIYPLHNVYVRKAKIVKSPKLDLSRLLETHGEAVDAKTGSKVVKSGEFVEPEILDSV; translated from the exons ATGGCTGTCGGCAAGAACAAGAGGCTTtcaaagggaaagaagggaatcaagaagaaggttgTCGACCCCTTCACTAGGAAGG AATGGTACGACATCAAGGCcccttccttctttgacAACCGAAACGCCGGCAAGACTCTTGTCAACCGAACCCAGGGTCTTA AAAACGCCAACGACTCTTTGAAAGGCCGTATCATTGAGCTTTCCCTTGCTGACCTCAACAACGACCAGGAGCAATCTTTTAGAAAGATCAAGCTGAGAATTGAGGATGTTTCT GGCAAGAACTGCCTTACTTCTTTCTACGGCATGGACTTCACTACTGACAAGCTTCGATCCATCGTCCGAAAATGGCAATCTCTTGTCGAAGCTCACGTTGATGTCAAGACCACTGACGGCTACGTTCTTCGACTTTTCGCTATCGGTTTCACCAAGCGTCAACCCAACCAGGTCAAGAAGACTACTTATGcccaatcttctcaactcaAAGAGATCAGAGCTAAGATGGTGGAGATCATGAAGCGGGAAGCTGAGGGAGGTGACTTGAAGGAATTGGTCCAGAAGTTTGTGCCCGAATCCATTGGCAGGGAAATTGAAAAGGCTACCAAGGGTATCTACCCTCTCCATAACGTCTATGTCCGAAAGGCCAAGATTGTCAAGTCTCCCAAACTCGATCTCTCCAGACTCCTCGAAACCCACGGCGAAGCTGTCGAC GCCAAAACTGGTTCTAAGGTTGTCAAGAGCGGCGAGTTTGTTGAGCCCGAGATCCTTGACTCTGTTTAA
- a CDS encoding allantoinase: MLENTEDAASPAPPLLSGYALWLVPDEPQNTHYHSLIKALAEGEPLSPIFEPHITLFHPIPITESTEKIENTIREVVVKNSVELANFFLKLLPAQSGTSYYQSVLAPVKPTPTLLALRQECVEAFASQPIPDYFPHLSLFYGDKAQERREEIAAEANAQGVLEKVKMREISVIRFLDKEKKAPLAILASSPIPQPATVVYDSETGLITSVQEGLQAKETIQGEYVKVQKGKVLLPGLFDCHVHLNQPGRTEWEGFQTGTTAAISGGITTVIDMPLNSVPPTTTVQGLEEKQAEARRVGINSDVGFWGGIVPGNQDQLELLLNRGVKGFKCFLIESGVEEFPCVSEEDVLKACHVLQGTNALILFHAELESHSVVHSYTTDPSHYDTFLHSRPPSLEISALRLILRIARLYPSLRFHIVHLSTALAIPLIKEARADGLANLTVETCFHYLCLREEDILINATQFKCCPPIRDEANRQALLGALLDGTIDYVVSDHSPCVPELKKGNFMDAWGGVSGLGLGLSLLWTELADRVSLGKVVDWMGRLQAEQVGLQGKKCVLKRGAAADFVVFDPEQEFEVTLDTLRFKNKVSPYLGKTLKGKVEQTYLGGRLVWDGNDMVGSWTSSGVFV, translated from the exons ATGCTAGAGAATACAGAAGACGCTGCAAGCCCAGCTCCTCCCCTTCTCTCTG GCTACGCTCTCTGGCTTGTACCGGATGAACCACAAAACACCCATTACCATAGCCTCATAAAGGCGCTGGCCGAAGGAGAGCCTCTCTCGCCCATCTTTGAGCCACATATCACTCTGTTTCATCCCATTCCCATCACCGAGTCAACTGAGAAAATCGAGAATACCATCAGAGAGGTTGTAGTAAAGAACAGTGTGGAGCTAGCCAACTTTTTCCTTAAGTTGCTCCCTGCCCAGAGTGGTACATCCTACTATCAATCTGTGCTCGCTCCCGTCAAGCCCACGCCTACCTTGCTTGCACTCCGTCAAGAATGTGTTGAGGCATTTGCTTCACAACCCATACCCGATTACTTCCCTCATCTAAGCTTGTTTTACGGTGACAAGGCACaggagaggagagaggagaTTGCTGCAGAGGCGAATGCCCAAGGAGTTTTggagaaagtcaagatgagagagatTTCAGTC ATAAGATTTCTCGAtaaggaaaaaaaag CTCCCCTCGCTATACTTGCTTCAAGCCCTATCCCACAGCCAGCCACTGTGGTCTATGACTCGGAGACAGGGCTCATCACTAGTGTACAAGAAGGGCTGCAAGCAAAGGAAACCATTCAAGGCGAGTATGTCAAAGTGCAAAAGGGCAAGGTGCTTTTGCCGGGGTTGTTTGA CTGCCATGTACATCTTAACCAGCCAGGTAGGACCGAATGGGAAGGTTTTCAGACTGGCACGACGGCCGCTATCAGCGGAGGTATCACCACGGTCATTGACATGCCCCTTAACTCTGTCCCGCCCACGACCACTGTCCAAggtcttgaagaaaaacaagCCGAGGCGAGGCGGGTTGGCATTAACTCGGATGTTGGGTTTTGGGGAGGCATCGTCCCAGGTAACCAGGACCAACTTGAGCTGTTGCTGAACAGAGGCGTCAAGGGATTCAAATGTTTTTTGATTGAGTCTGGAGTCGAG GAATTCCCATGTGTGTCAGAAGAGGATGTGCTGAAAGCATGCCATGTTCTTCAG GGCACTAATGCGTTGATTTTGTTTCATGCCGAGCTCGAATCTCACTCTGTTGTTCACTCGTACACAACTGACCCTAGTCACTATGACacttttctccattccCGTCCACCCAGCTTGGAGATCTCTGCCCTCCGTCTTATTCTTAGAATTGCCAGGCtctatccatctcttcGTTTCCATATCGTTCACCTGTCCACTGCTCTAGCCATTCCCCTCATCAAGGAAGCTCGGGCAGATGGACTCGCAAATCTTACGGTGGAGACTTGCTTCCACTACCTTTGTCTTCGAGAGGAGGATATCCTAATTAATGCGACACAATTCAAATGCTGTCCCCCTATTCGGGATGAAGCCAACCGGCAAGCACTGCTTGGCGCACTGCTAGATGGTACCATTGATTATGTCGTATCTGACCACTCGCCCTGCGTGCCCgaattgaagaagggaaaCTTTATGGACGCGTGGGGAGGCGTTTCCGGTCTTGGCCTTGGACTGTCGCTTCTGTGGACAGAACTAGCTGATAGAGTGAGTCTAGGAAAGGTGGTTGATTGGATGGGAAGGTTACAAGCGGAGCAAGTGGGATTGCAAGGGAAAAAGTGTGTGTTGAAGCGTGGTGCCGCTGCGGACTTTGTAGTGTTTGATCCAGAGCAAGAGTTTGAGGTTACCCTT GATACTCTACGCTTTAAGAATAAAGTATCGCCGTATCTTGGGAAAACTCTCAAGGGCAAGGTTGAGCAAACATACCTCGGTGGGAGACTTGTGTGGGATGGCAACGATATGGTGGGTTCTTGGACTTCATCGGGTGTTTTTGTGTAG